The Oncorhynchus mykiss isolate Arlee chromosome 10, USDA_OmykA_1.1, whole genome shotgun sequence nucleotide sequence TGAAGTGATATGACATGACTTGCAGGTCTTAGTTCACTTTGGTAATCGTCTTGAGGCCCTTTTTGACATATCTGTAGAAGGCTACCTGTATAAACATTTGTTGAATATAATAGGCCTATACAACAAATTAACTtgctgaaagaaaaaaaaaacacttgcaAAGCATAGTAGTATTTTGAGTCTTTCCAGCTAAATCATGAACTAAGTTGAGAAAACCTCTGAGATGCAAGTGCGCCTCCTCAGCCCTTCTTAAAAGAACATCAGGGTAACTGTTGGTTTAAGAGGTACATTTTAAAGTAGTGTAAATAAACAATGATGATGAAATCGTCTTTGCACGGATAGTCAATCGGCTTTTAACAGCCATTTCATCAAGTAAAATGTAGTGCCTGGGCACCAGAGCATCAATTctaaaagccaatttatgcttgaccTGAAAATGTTGTCGGATGCGCTGTATGGAGGCGCTGTATGGATATGTGACGGAATTGCGGAGCCTCCGGAGCCacgcagaggccaaattgagctcccTACCACATTGCTGTGCGCCTCCCAAATCCTGTAACAATGCCGAGGGCTCaatgtgattggttgatggtaggtgggggcgggaggttctgtataaacacaaactcacttccttgacaacttccttcacaacatcTATGCGCTGCTCCACAAAGCCCAAGAAGTATGAATgacctgacttctgcagaggccgtatCACCGTAAATGCAGCACGGCCAATGCAGATAGTGGATTGACCATAAGAGGCTTGCAGCATTCTATTTGGTAATACATCGTTTAGCTTCAGAGACGTCGTCTGGTCatttttttgcagtgttactatattGATCTGGTAACAAGATTAATCAAATTAAGTGGAAATAAGCTATATATTGTTTTGACATTCGTCTTTTTTTGCGTCGGGACTTCCCATCATGTACCAGTGGCGCGGTTTTGTGAAGAACATGTATTATTAGATCCTTAGTCTTCACTGAACTTTTGGCATCAGTTGATATGTAACATGATGATTGATTGTGAAATACAGGAAGGCAATGTCATATTAATTTAAATATGCATACATTTTCCCAACACCTTTATCGCAAAACATTGTCCTATTGGCCTAAACCAGAGTTTCCCAAATtctgtcctggggaccccaaggggtgcacatttcgTTTTTTTTCCTAGCACTGCACAGCTAGTTCAAATATTCAACTTATCTAGATTTGATTATTTGAaatagctgtgtagtgctagggcaaaaaaacaaaaagtcTGCCCCTTGGGGTCCCCAGAGTTTGGGAAATGGTTGCCTAAACATTTCTGACTACCATCAATTAACCTCAGTCAATGTTTAACCAATCGAAGTGAAATCATGACACAAATTCCACACACAATGTGTTTGGCAAATATGTTTACCCTGCACCAGTGTATCATCTTGCATGCAATAGGTTTATCGCGGTCTTCCACTTAACCAATCCAGTTAGTCTGGACATCATATCATTCATCATGTTGTACAAGAATGCCTGCCACAGGACCAAATCATTTTTGTATGATCCAAACATATACATGTTTTTTTATGATAGCCTATGTAATAATGGCATATGTGTTCAACATAGCAGCTTATTGTGCATCCCCATACATGCTATAAAACTATTACTAACATTTTCCAAAAGATACACACTTGAAAACGACTGCTATTCTTCTATAGCCTGACCCTGGGCAGTTGTGTTCTATAATTTCTTGAAGCCTGCCCAACTCTGCTAAGGCGTAATTCTATTGTTAGTAGCTATACCTACATACAGGAGACAGTATATTTATGCATCTGTCACATTTTATTTGAAGTACTTGGATAATTTTACTTGACCAGATCTGTGTTAGTTTGTCTGCTTTGCAGATAATGTATATACTTTACCATATCAGACCTGTACTCAAAATTGTCTATATTTCTGACGTGTAAAAATGGGCTGTGCAAATATAAAAGAACAAGCATTTAATAATTAAAAAGGAGACATGTTTATCCCCAGCGTCCTTTATTCAGATCACTTAAAATACTAGAATCCATGTTCCAAAAGTAAATAGTGGATCGATCCATCTTGACTCTCAAATTCGGGGGAACAGCCACAAGCTCTCAATATAAGACATTGATTATAATTTCGGAAGTCTTCTAGTGAGAGTTTGAGTTTCTGGGGCATTCGTGCATCCGATAGGCACACATATAGAATATACCTTTAAAAGAAAGACAAAGACATCATGTACTCGTACACATGCATGCGCGcgtgcacgcacagacacacatacacacatacacacacacacacacacacacacacacacacacacacacacacacacacacacacacacacacacacacacacacacacacacacacacacacacacacacacacacacacacacacacacacacacacacacacaccggccttGGATTAACCATTTGGAgtattaataatatatataatatatttgctTAAATAAAACATTAGTTCACAATTAAATGTTATGTGGGGAGTGTGACCTGTGTTGTTTTGGTTTTACCTGAAAAGAAGTTTAGCACCACTGACACCCAGCCGATGATGAAGGACCAGGAGAACCTCCAGTTGCCATAGCGTTTACCATAGTAATTAATCGTCACGCCAGTGTACACTGCCATTGCTAGCAACACGAAAAAGcctggagagaaaaagagagcaaaCTACTTACTGCAACATCACATCATTTAATGATGGCATCCATGTTTTTGCATTTCTTGGATTCTTAAAAGTCTTAAGAGTTTTATGCTTTAGGTTTTAACACAGAAATCTGTCAAATTGTGACGTCAGTGGATACTGATCAATTTCAACACTGATACACAATTATGCACACTTATTTAGTGAACAGTTTGCTGTTGGAAGTATCTGATTTCCTTTTGTATGTCTAATTAGTAAACAATAGGCTAGATTTAGTCAATAATAAGATGGAACTAAGATCTTATTTTCTAGTATTGTTTCAGGTTAATGTTGAAAGTGCCAAACACAAGGGCAGACACATGCAAAAATGTAAACAATATTACAATATTTAAAGTCCCTGCAAATACAATGAAACACAGAAAAAGGTAGTTTTTTTAATATACATCAATCATGATATTCTGCATGGTGGACCAAACTACCCAGATAACAACCAAAATAGTGCTTTTTATAGTCAGTAAACAGGTTTCCTTCCAaactttttatgcgagtaaagtaggTTACATGCCGGATAAAAAATGTTATGATAGGCCTGATGGAAAAAGCACATTTGTCTGTAAACTTTCCAAAATGTTTACAAACAAAATATGCTACACAGGGTGGGATCTTTTTGTTGGTCaaattaattatgtgagaaatggtggtggaaatggatttatgcacaaatattgatataggcctaataaccatcatatcgaagtaaacttggagtcatgcgatgatatgttgtgtggttctCCCTCTATGACGGGAAAggatgcagtttattaggctacatatgAAATAAgctatgatgaacttcacagggtggtgaaacttcatggtgatgagcttgatgcccctttccaataaatattgagggtcttatgctggtgacatgatgataatgcttggctgccatttgacaaataaaaatgatcttgctcttttgtccataataatcttaTCATGTATAGGctatacccgcactgtatctgtaAGATGTTGCCAAAACCAGCAGTAGAAAATGTGATGGAAAAcaatttaacttgtattttttatttggtacatgggaatttacgcacattttttttttatgtttacaaTGTCATCatgcacagccttttatctgcaacaagccaatttgatggaaacacatatCTGGTGGGAAAATTAGCATATGGTCTATATACGTATATTAGAAATTTGCATAAAAATCGTTCaacaattggatggaaacctaggtAGTTATAGTTATAATTTGAGTATCTGACCTGGCTTCAACCAGAACCAGATTTCATCCAGACAATTATACAGTGGGGAACTGTGAGGGCCTTCAGAGAAGGTCTAAGGAATgatttaaaatgttgttttaatTTCTTTTTCATCTTTACAATAATTGTAGTTGTCTTCTGCTTTCACCTCCTGAGTTTGTGTTGGATAGAGAAGGGTTAATACTGACGAGAAAAAATATCCAATCAGGATTTTTCCTTGGTGGTCTCTGGGTAGAAAAATCTAGCTAACTCAGTCAGCCATTGGCTAGGCCTTCAGAAGGTGGACAGAAGGCCTCAATTTGGATGTTGTTGCTAAACTGTTAGTAGCACCCTTTTCAAGAACAACTTTCAAACTTTGTTTTCAAGTGATCATCTGGTGAATGACACTGTTTTATTTTTTGCAGTTGGCTATCTCATTGAAAATAATGActgtgaaacattgttgcatttgAATGTTAGATCACCGGTTAGTGTGATGAATGTGCTAAAATATAtttgcaatgggaagtaatagCTGGTTTGTTAATttcattttggaatgaaatggtTGTCCTTTTAGCACAATGAACCTGTCACCTTTTATATGACACtgttgttgtcggtattggtgaTATTGGTGTTAGGTTATCATAGGTTATGTAAAGATTGTGTTTGTTTCGCTGGTCTGTGCCACATGTGTCCATGCCGATTCTGACTCTCTGTGTGCGGCACCCCGAAGCAAGGCCAGGCCTGTTTGATTCATTCATAAATTCCATAAAAAAGCATTGCGCCTCCTTCACTAGAACTACAATTTTCCGACAAGAGTACATATAATGTTGGGCGCATTAAGTGATGCTATGTTTTCTTGATTTTTGAGTTTGATACAATGTATTGGAAGATTTTTGTTCCCTCTGAAGGTGTAGGGCCCATAGTCACGACTCGCCATAGCTTTGTGACACAACATCGGGAGTCTGTGTATTGGTTGGACACCCTGAGTTGTACATCGTTCTGGTGATTGGCGACGGAAAATAACCATACCACAATATAGCCGGCTTCACTAAAACGTTTCCTGTCAACAAAAGCATATGTGTAATCTCTAGGAACTCTACTTACCAGACGTAAAATGAAAGGTGTCCCTTGCTATCAATTAAATGTCAGAATCCTACTTTTGTCCAAACCGCACCATACTTTTTTCCTGCTGTGTAAAATAGATTATGTGGTAGGACGTCTCGCGTGAAGTGCGTGGTCTAATGGCAACCCGCTGTCTAACGCCGATGTATTATGGTGCGGTTCGGACAAAAATTTAATTTTGACTTTTATTTGATAGTGAGGGACACATTTATTTTTACGTCTGGTAAATATAGTTCCTAGAGATTATACATATGTTCTGTCGCCAACCACCAGGACGATGCACAACTCAGAAAGTCAAACTAATACACAGACTCCTGATGTTGTGTTCCTAAACTCTGTTTGCCACTGCAATTATATCATTATGCTATTCCATGCCAAATTTTGTCTGGTGTATTTAAGTTTTATTCTTCTCCATGTGGTTCATAAAAACCATTAGACACCATTCGACCGACAGAATCTTTGAATTTGAACTAAAAGTTGTATTCAGCATCCAACAAATAAAGATAACCTTATATCACTTATCATACAGTTACAACATTTGACATGGAAAGAAAACCAAACAGTATGGGTGCTTTCACGTATCCGCTTATGATCAGGATCCCGGAGCTTTCGGTACCCTGATCCGCGCTATAAAGCTGTGTGAAACTCACACGAACACTGGCTGACACAAACCTGGACCTGCGTGATTAGTGGGTCCAAGATCCAGGACCAGAGCACCAGGTATTGTGGAGCGGGTCACATGGAACTTTTTGCGCATTGTAAACAAGCTAGCTCGCTAACGTCATGTAGAATGTGAGTCTTGCTAATTGCACCCTGAAACTGTTATTTCAGGTATTGTGAAAGCAACTCGTATTCTGTAGAATTCCCACAAACGCTCCAGGAAACCGAACCAGGGTACATCATTTCATAAGTGAAAATGTCCTCTGTAAAATGTGTAAAATAAGTGAAAAGAAGTAAGTGAACCCAACTTACATGAGATGAAGAACAATATGCCTGCAGCAAAGGTTTTGTCAAACCTGTTGAAGAACGAGGAGTGGATGAAGGCCATGATGCCGATAATGATGCCAATGAAACAGGCCAGAAGAGAGAGGATCATAAGTGCTCGGGTGGCATCCAAGTGGGCTGCAGGGAGTCAAAGGTTAACAGGAATTGTCAGGGTACAAGAGAGACTGACCCTGGACTGTTTTGACCTGAAACTAACCATATTGATGACGTTTGAACTGTGCTTGGCAAATATGAATCTTGTTATGGAAAGCAAGCCTTGATGCTCATGctgtgactaggataatgactCTTTCATGCCAAAATCAACAAGCTGTGGTGTGATTGGTATAGCTCCCATCACATAATTTTGTGATTCATAAGCTGTACCACTGACATGGCACATAACATGGAAATAGCACCACTCATATACCATTTATGGCTCGCTATGATATGTTTTGGgtgttatgacagtgttatgataGCATTGTGTGCACTGGCTGTAGTCCTCACCAATGCTGTCATTGTGTGTAAAGCATTTCCCCGGCATGCAGTACCGCCACAGGCCCTGATGCATGTAGTTGTTGGAGTGTCGGTACTGCATCCAATAATCGGTTGCCGTAGAAACAATCAGGAGGATGTTCCCCACGCCTGCACAGAACAGCCCTCCGCCCATGAAGCTGTACATCCTGCACCTGCAAcctgacacacaaacacgcacacacaatgaTGAGCTTGAGGTCACTTAGAATACAGGGGTCAGCCGCGGCcccctgtcaacacacacacacacttcagcaaGAGAGGCTCTAAGTGTTGGTAATTGCATTGTAATTATCACATAGTTTCCACTGGATTGAGCCAAAGGGTTGCAGGTATGTGTCTATTCTGAGGTCCACTTTGTTCTCTGGGAGATCAGTGGGAAAGGATGGGCCCTCACCTCTTATATTATAGAGCTTCACTCAGGGCATTTGCCCAGGATAACTTTGATATTTGATGTATTTGTCACTTGTACTACCTGAAAACAATATCTTCTGATCAAACCCTGGTCGTTCTCATTTcaatttcacatttatttaaatgGCAGATTATGTCTGGTAAAATCCAGAACATAATTTTAATAACCATTGCAAATAT carries:
- the LOC110534911 gene encoding lens fiber membrane intrinsic protein-like, yielding MYSFMGGGLFCAGVGNILLIVSTATDYWMQYRHSNNYMHQGLWRYCMPGKCFTHNDSIAHLDATRALMILSLLACFIGIIIGIMAFIHSSFFNRFDKTFAAGILFFISCFFVLLAMAVYTGVTINYYGKRYGNWRFSWSFIIGWVSVVLNFFSGIFYMCAYRMHECPRNSNSH